A portion of the Bdellovibrio bacteriovorus genome contains these proteins:
- a CDS encoding DUF1328 domain-containing protein — MLYWSLVFFLISLVAGILGLNNVAGLSMDIAKFLIALFLVLAIVSFAIGIWTYKKAKNLLNK, encoded by the coding sequence ATGCTTTATTGGTCGTTGGTATTTTTCTTAATCTCTTTAGTTGCCGGCATTCTTGGGCTGAATAACGTCGCCGGGCTCAGCATGGATATTGCGAAATTTCTGATCGCGCTTTTCTTAGTATTGGCTATCGTCAGTTTTGCGATCGGAATTTGGACATACAAGAAGGCTAAAAATTTACTGAACAAATAA
- a CDS encoding NmrA family NAD(P)-binding protein, giving the protein MHIILGATGHVGSEVTENLLKKKENVLLITRDSHKTKKWERQGAKVASVDVLDTDALRHVFDRGHSLFLLNPPGDPSKNSIEEERETLHSILMALEDSSIERIVAASTYGAQAGNGIGDLGILYEMETELKNLFRPYHILRSAYYMTNWDSSLPSALEEGVVYSFFPAEFKIPMVSPKDVGKLAAELLLDKEGMDRPHYIEGPEEYTPADVAVAFSEHLRRPVKVVTIPQDKWIEAMMKQGFSKESAASMAAMTDVVLNNKFEKPRAPDRGRISLNDHIAALIEEKGVMIQELSNSF; this is encoded by the coding sequence ATGCATATTATCTTAGGCGCTACCGGCCATGTCGGATCTGAAGTGACTGAAAACCTTCTTAAGAAAAAAGAAAATGTTCTTTTGATCACGCGCGATTCTCACAAGACCAAAAAATGGGAACGACAAGGGGCGAAGGTCGCGTCCGTGGACGTGTTAGACACGGATGCTCTTAGGCATGTGTTTGATCGGGGCCACAGTCTTTTTTTATTAAACCCACCCGGAGATCCTTCAAAAAACTCGATTGAAGAAGAGCGTGAAACTTTGCATTCCATCCTGATGGCCTTGGAAGACTCAAGTATTGAACGTATCGTAGCTGCCTCGACTTACGGAGCTCAGGCCGGAAATGGCATCGGGGACTTGGGCATTCTGTATGAAATGGAAACAGAACTTAAAAATCTTTTCCGCCCTTATCATATCTTGCGCTCCGCTTACTATATGACAAATTGGGATTCGTCATTGCCATCGGCTTTGGAAGAAGGTGTTGTGTATTCTTTTTTTCCGGCGGAGTTTAAAATCCCCATGGTTTCACCCAAGGATGTCGGTAAACTTGCGGCCGAGCTTTTGTTAGATAAAGAAGGGATGGATCGTCCTCATTACATTGAAGGACCCGAGGAGTATACGCCCGCTGATGTGGCGGTGGCTTTTAGCGAGCACTTGCGCCGTCCGGTGAAAGTAGTCACGATTCCTCAAGATAAGTGGATAGAAGCCATGATGAAACAAGGATTTTCAAAAGAATCCGCAGCCTCCATGGCGGCGATGACGGACGTGGTGTTGAATAATAAATTTGAAAAGCCGCGAGCGCCCGACCGAGGTAGGATTTCTCTCAATGATCACATCGCCGCGCTGATCGAAGAAAAAGGTGTGATGATTCAGGAACTTTCAAATAGCTTTTAA
- a CDS encoding patatin-like phospholipase family protein, with amino-acid sequence MSKEMGLVLSGGGARGAYQVGVLKAVQEVSETSGVPFRFDYLSGVSAGAINASSLACHAENFKFAVTNLSRLWTEITFEKVFSTNSLTMSRIGWQWLSDLSIGGLTGTTPGKALMDTSPLRELIHGNMDYEKVRMNIEQGHLKALAITAIDYVKSATTTFVQGHPELPEWDKGRKRSERAQIGTEHILASSAIPLLFPPVKVDDRFFGDGAVRNHAPCSPVIYLGAQKLLVIGVRMQGATAYEERAHKNILAPSVARVVNTIMNGVMLDAVEQDIDRLRRLNDYANAIPADQHQRIALRPLDYLFISPSVDIGEMAVQKAHKLPRMVRFLLKGLGSMHDASELISYLLFESSFCADLIEIGYKDGLSRKDELITLLSK; translated from the coding sequence ATGAGTAAAGAAATGGGACTCGTGCTTTCTGGTGGCGGGGCGCGCGGCGCATACCAGGTGGGTGTATTAAAAGCTGTCCAAGAAGTGAGCGAAACTTCCGGCGTGCCCTTTCGTTTTGATTATCTCTCGGGAGTGAGTGCCGGAGCGATCAATGCCAGCTCCCTGGCGTGTCATGCTGAGAATTTTAAATTTGCCGTCACAAACCTAAGCCGTCTTTGGACGGAAATCACCTTTGAAAAAGTCTTCTCGACAAACTCTTTAACCATGAGCCGCATTGGCTGGCAGTGGTTAAGTGATCTGTCTATCGGAGGTCTTACTGGAACAACGCCTGGTAAGGCTTTAATGGATACGTCTCCTTTGCGTGAGCTTATTCACGGCAATATGGATTACGAGAAAGTGCGCATGAATATTGAGCAGGGCCATTTAAAAGCCTTAGCCATCACGGCGATTGATTACGTAAAATCAGCGACCACCACTTTCGTGCAAGGGCATCCTGAATTACCAGAGTGGGACAAGGGCCGAAAACGCAGTGAACGGGCGCAGATCGGGACAGAACATATTTTAGCATCCTCCGCGATCCCCCTTTTATTTCCACCGGTTAAAGTCGATGACAGATTTTTTGGGGATGGGGCTGTTCGTAACCATGCTCCCTGCAGTCCCGTGATTTACCTAGGCGCGCAGAAATTATTAGTGATCGGAGTGCGCATGCAAGGCGCCACCGCTTATGAAGAACGTGCCCACAAAAATATCTTAGCTCCGAGTGTCGCCCGTGTCGTGAATACCATCATGAACGGTGTGATGCTGGATGCGGTTGAACAAGATATTGATCGTTTGCGACGTCTTAATGACTATGCCAATGCGATTCCCGCAGATCAGCATCAAAGAATTGCTTTACGCCCCTTGGACTATCTTTTTATTTCTCCGTCCGTGGACATTGGCGAAATGGCCGTGCAAAAGGCGCATAAGCTCCCACGGATGGTGCGCTTCCTTTTAAAAGGTCTTGGGTCCATGCACGATGCGAGCGAACTTATTAGCTATCTTTTATTTGAATCTAGCTTTTGTGCGGACCTGATAGAGATCGGTTATAAAGATGGCCTTTCGCGCAAAGATGAACTGATCACGCTCCTTTCAAAATAA
- a CDS encoding calcium:proton antiporter, whose amino-acid sequence MAARVTVSWLTVLSFFFFLSTWLQDLSSPLVLTGLFVWLFAVIMWAAFGVVHEAEELAILLGEPKGTLVLTLSIVIIEVALVAAVMLGAQGAPTLGRDTMFAVLMIVLNGVVGLGLLIGGLKHREQSYNLQGAASYLSILVPLTIVALILPNFTTSSNAGTLTNFQAGMFSCFTVGLYAAFLITQTGRHRSYYVHVRDGEAPVAVAMAPMPPPPLDRKKVFTHTILLFANILPIVLLAKGLAKILDYGITSLELPAALGGVVIAAIVFAPEGISALRAVARNDLQRTINLCLGAATSTVGLTVPVVLAIGIFTGQTVILGLKPTEMTLLVMTLILSSMTFSNRRTTLLEGAVHIVVFLVYLVLVFNP is encoded by the coding sequence ATGGCCGCTCGTGTGACGGTGTCTTGGTTAACGGTTTTAAGTTTTTTCTTTTTCCTTTCAACTTGGCTGCAAGACTTAAGTTCTCCCCTGGTTTTGACCGGTCTTTTTGTTTGGCTCTTTGCCGTTATCATGTGGGCTGCATTTGGCGTGGTGCACGAGGCTGAAGAGCTTGCCATTCTTTTAGGGGAACCCAAAGGAACCTTAGTACTGACGCTTTCTATCGTGATTATCGAAGTGGCGCTGGTCGCCGCGGTGATGCTGGGGGCTCAAGGCGCCCCGACATTGGGGCGCGATACGATGTTTGCCGTTTTGATGATCGTACTGAACGGTGTTGTGGGTTTGGGACTTCTTATCGGGGGGCTTAAGCACCGCGAGCAGTCTTACAACCTTCAAGGGGCGGCTTCTTATTTATCTATTCTGGTTCCCCTGACTATCGTTGCCTTGATTTTGCCGAACTTTACCACGTCCTCAAACGCGGGGACCTTAACGAACTTTCAGGCCGGGATGTTTTCTTGTTTCACGGTAGGCTTGTACGCCGCGTTCTTGATCACACAAACAGGACGTCATCGCTCTTACTATGTTCACGTCAGGGATGGAGAAGCTCCCGTCGCCGTGGCGATGGCTCCGATGCCTCCCCCACCGCTTGATCGAAAAAAAGTTTTCACCCATACTATTTTACTTTTTGCGAATATCCTGCCGATCGTTTTGCTAGCAAAAGGCTTAGCTAAAATTTTAGATTACGGAATCACCTCGCTAGAGCTTCCCGCCGCTTTGGGCGGGGTGGTTATCGCGGCCATCGTTTTTGCGCCTGAAGGTATCAGCGCCCTTCGCGCCGTTGCGAGAAATGACTTACAGCGCACCATCAATCTGTGCTTGGGAGCGGCCACATCAACCGTCGGCCTCACCGTTCCGGTGGTTTTAGCTATCGGAATTTTTACCGGTCAAACGGTGATCCTGGGTCTTAAGCCCACCGAGATGACATTGTTAGTAATGACTTTGATTTTAAGTTCGATGACGTTTTCAAATCGTCGCACGACTTTGCTTGAAGGCGCCGTGCATATCGTTGTTTTCTTAGTATATCTGGTTTTAGTTTTTAATCCTTAA
- a CDS encoding methyl-accepting chemotaxis protein yields MFARFSRLSFTQQLTLPIAIVSLLVLLILGYWESKNSFQLVQEKALEQLREVGQHSSQEITLYFEKPFVQMETLGINLLAQMQIGEQRRARTILELGEILKQNKNYFGTWSGFEPDGFDGMDAKFVNAPQHEHTGRFYPWWIRKGDVITYKTILNPETPDLGDWYLKPQQTKENMLIEPYSDIVDGQKVFMTSAVYTVVKDGKFLGVLGVDISLDTVRSVVEKMRPFEDSRVTLVSDTKMVVSSPDKEKEMKPYQADESVLKAIDEYKTAYVKLQDHWVLVVPIQIFNLKQKWSLIIETPVSTILAPAYKALTHQFLFSLGGLVLILLTVYLGARVSSKKIQNLSSDLTSSAGGISESLRQLHANGSELANLSTHAAASVEETAASLEEISSMVKQNTNNAQTAAGLSLESATLAKSGEAEMLKLINIMSEMEASSKRIEEITTIIDDIAFQTNLLALNASVEAARAGEHGKGFAVVAEAVRSLAQRSAIAAKDIGSLVLTSVQQIKQGRVTAQENGEFLKKISGSVDKVSTLNTEIAQASVEQATGITSISTSIGEIDQLVQRNAAQAEEIVATAAEIESKSHVMDSTVKALRGGA; encoded by the coding sequence ATGTTTGCACGTTTTTCTCGTCTTTCTTTCACTCAACAACTCACTTTGCCTATCGCGATTGTCTCTCTCTTAGTGCTTTTGATTTTAGGTTATTGGGAATCCAAGAACTCATTTCAGCTGGTTCAAGAAAAAGCCTTAGAACAACTGCGTGAAGTCGGTCAACATTCTTCGCAAGAGATCACTTTGTATTTCGAAAAACCTTTCGTACAAATGGAAACCTTAGGGATTAACTTATTAGCCCAAATGCAGATCGGCGAACAACGTCGCGCACGCACAATTTTAGAGTTGGGTGAAATTTTAAAACAAAATAAAAATTATTTTGGCACCTGGTCTGGATTTGAACCTGACGGATTCGACGGCATGGATGCCAAGTTCGTCAATGCTCCTCAACACGAACACACGGGAAGGTTTTATCCGTGGTGGATTCGTAAAGGGGATGTAATCACTTATAAAACAATTTTAAATCCGGAAACGCCCGATCTTGGCGACTGGTATTTGAAGCCCCAGCAAACCAAAGAAAACATGTTGATTGAGCCCTACAGCGACATCGTGGATGGACAAAAAGTATTTATGACCTCCGCCGTATACACGGTGGTGAAAGATGGAAAGTTTCTAGGCGTCTTAGGTGTTGATATCAGTTTAGACACGGTTCGCAGCGTGGTAGAAAAAATGCGCCCGTTTGAAGACTCTCGCGTCACGTTGGTTTCAGATACAAAAATGGTGGTTTCCTCTCCGGATAAAGAAAAAGAAATGAAGCCTTACCAAGCCGACGAATCAGTTCTTAAAGCGATTGATGAATATAAAACGGCGTATGTAAAACTCCAAGACCATTGGGTTTTAGTGGTGCCAATTCAAATCTTTAATTTAAAACAAAAATGGAGCCTGATCATTGAGACTCCGGTTTCAACGATTTTAGCTCCCGCGTACAAAGCTCTTACTCATCAATTCCTATTTTCCCTCGGCGGGCTGGTTTTGATCTTGTTGACCGTATATCTGGGAGCCCGGGTCAGCTCTAAAAAAATTCAAAACCTGTCTTCGGATCTTACTTCCTCTGCCGGCGGTATTTCTGAAAGCTTAAGACAGCTTCATGCGAATGGTTCGGAACTTGCAAATCTTTCGACCCATGCCGCCGCGTCAGTGGAAGAAACCGCCGCCTCGTTAGAAGAAATCAGCTCGATGGTGAAACAAAATACTAATAATGCGCAAACCGCTGCGGGCCTTTCCTTAGAATCAGCGACGTTAGCAAAATCAGGTGAAGCTGAAATGTTAAAACTGATCAACATCATGAGCGAAATGGAAGCCTCTTCAAAACGCATTGAAGAGATCACCACGATCATTGATGATATCGCCTTTCAGACCAATCTTTTAGCTTTGAATGCTTCTGTCGAGGCCGCTCGCGCCGGTGAACATGGCAAAGGTTTTGCGGTGGTGGCCGAAGCGGTGAGGTCCTTAGCGCAACGATCCGCGATCGCCGCCAAAGATATTGGCTCTTTGGTTTTAACCAGTGTTCAGCAAATCAAACAGGGTCGCGTGACCGCGCAAGAAAATGGCGAGTTCCTTAAAAAAATCTCTGGCAGTGTGGATAAGGTTTCGACTTTAAATACCGAAATCGCCCAAGCCAGTGTGGAACAAGCGACGGGGATCACTTCGATTTCAACTTCGATTGGTGAAATAGACCAGTTGGTACAACGAAATGCCGCGCAAGCCGAAGAAATCGTGGCGACGGCAGCCGAAATTGAATCCAAATCTCACGTGATGGATTCAACCGTTAAAGCCCTTCGCGGAGGCGCTTAA
- a CDS encoding NUDIX domain-containing protein, with translation MRTLSAGIIPIHRKQGKTLFLILRSYKYWDFPKGTVEEGEDPFQTALRELKEESGIEDVEFPVGKIFVETEPYANGKVARYYLGEVNSLNVVLGLSPELCRPEHHEYRWVTESEASRLLNDRLLKILNWAVQNL, from the coding sequence ATGAGAACATTGTCTGCCGGTATAATTCCGATACATCGAAAGCAAGGAAAGACCTTATTTCTTATCCTGCGCAGTTATAAATATTGGGATTTTCCCAAAGGAACTGTGGAGGAAGGAGAAGATCCTTTTCAAACAGCCCTTCGTGAACTCAAAGAAGAGTCAGGGATCGAAGATGTGGAATTTCCCGTTGGAAAAATCTTTGTGGAAACAGAGCCCTATGCTAACGGCAAAGTGGCCCGATATTATTTGGGGGAAGTAAATTCACTAAACGTAGTCCTCGGGTTGAGTCCTGAATTATGCCGGCCTGAACATCACGAGTATCGATGGGTGACTGAAAGTGAAGCCTCACGTCTTTTAAATGATCGACTGCTCAAAATTCTCAACTGGGCTGTGCAAAATCTTTAG
- a CDS encoding DUF3943 domain-containing protein gives MKFLSKNKDLFFKVLLDVRVVLVILSILASIQSFANNDFSISRPATEYAQNFGIMYSAQWAFYVLSQEDTIDKHGSFKNWIEYPTQPDFDKDSFDYNIFKHSLAGNYYYLFYRHQGYSEMESFAWTFLSSLAFEFTIETVTEKPSFQDIYQTPIYGTIVGMGSERLSQYLLDSDATWMRVLGYVVNPFNLLGPHPLDVSALPIFDAKAPGFVMSWRF, from the coding sequence ATGAAATTCTTAAGTAAAAACAAAGACTTATTTTTTAAAGTGCTTTTAGACGTGAGAGTTGTTCTAGTCATTTTAAGCATCTTAGCCTCCATTCAATCTTTTGCAAATAATGACTTCAGCATCTCACGGCCGGCAACTGAGTATGCACAAAATTTTGGAATCATGTACAGCGCGCAATGGGCGTTTTATGTCCTCTCTCAAGAGGACACGATCGATAAACATGGTTCATTTAAGAACTGGATCGAGTACCCGACCCAACCCGACTTCGATAAAGACAGCTTTGACTACAATATTTTTAAACACAGCCTTGCGGGGAATTATTATTACTTATTTTATCGGCATCAAGGTTACAGCGAAATGGAAAGTTTCGCGTGGACCTTTCTTTCGTCTTTAGCTTTTGAATTCACCATCGAAACGGTCACCGAAAAACCCAGCTTTCAAGATATTTATCAAACGCCCATTTATGGAACGATTGTGGGGATGGGCAGCGAACGCTTAAGCCAATATCTCTTAGACAGTGATGCGACATGGATGCGTGTCTTAGGTTACGTAGTGAATCCATTTAATCTTTTAGGCCCACATCCTTTAGATGTTTCTGCGCTTCCTATTTTTGATGCAAAGGCACCGGGATTTGTTATGTCCTGGCGGTTTTAG
- a CDS encoding phosphatase PAP2 family protein, translating into METLIQLDQKIFYLINHVLTAPWVDFFFIQLTDFTKTPAFYVLLPVILIIVFRQFGLKGLTVLFLAVLFSSLADVISSSLIKEFVARPRPEFSSLPFEVILRRPSEGSFSFPSSHAFDAFTLASFIFYFCRSWGVFSLTLAALIAYSRVYVGLHFPGDVFAGAAFGSLLGFVGAAVVTRILITPQKRVLK; encoded by the coding sequence ATGGAAACACTGATTCAGTTAGACCAAAAAATATTTTATCTGATCAATCATGTGCTTACGGCCCCGTGGGTAGATTTCTTTTTTATTCAGCTGACTGATTTTACTAAAACGCCGGCGTTCTATGTTCTATTGCCGGTGATCTTAATCATTGTCTTTCGTCAATTTGGCCTCAAGGGCTTAACGGTTCTATTTTTGGCGGTTTTGTTTTCTTCGTTGGCGGATGTGATTTCAAGCTCGTTAATAAAAGAATTTGTCGCCCGTCCCCGTCCCGAGTTTTCATCCCTGCCCTTCGAGGTGATCTTGCGACGTCCGTCTGAAGGAAGCTTTTCCTTCCCCTCTAGTCACGCCTTTGATGCTTTTACCCTGGCCAGCTTCATCTTTTATTTTTGCCGATCTTGGGGCGTCTTCTCGCTGACACTTGCCGCGCTTATTGCTTATTCTCGCGTGTATGTGGGCTTGCATTTTCCCGGAGATGTTTTCGCGGGCGCGGCTTTTGGAAGTCTGTTGGGTTTTGTGGGTGCCGCAGTAGTAACGAGAATTTTAATCACCCCGCAGAAAAGAGTTTTAAAATGA
- a CDS encoding phosphatase PAP2 family protein, which produces MKNLFFAFTVFLASSVSYAFDDLTGGKDLFTWGWEDQIQPTINRSYDTKGLSILAAGAASTAMAHQYDDTVRRHNDDINRRIFDRDTTDLGGYLGSGGPGIAIALAQLFWDTENGLAHSRAIALTAANHITLAAIIHRERPNKRDSLSMPSGHASSSFATATSLAYAYGWQVGVPAYLVAGFIAATRVSENIHWTSDVVAAAALGIYWGRASSLVAEDRKNSPQVMPTFTHEGAMLTATWDF; this is translated from the coding sequence ATGAAAAATCTTTTTTTTGCTTTCACCGTTTTTTTAGCGAGCTCTGTTTCTTACGCCTTCGACGACCTTACGGGAGGAAAAGATTTATTTACCTGGGGTTGGGAAGATCAAATCCAACCGACCATCAACAGATCTTATGATACAAAAGGCTTAAGCATTTTAGCGGCCGGGGCGGCCTCGACCGCGATGGCCCATCAATATGACGATACGGTTCGCCGTCATAATGACGATATCAACCGCCGCATCTTTGATCGCGACACGACGGACCTGGGGGGCTATCTTGGCAGCGGAGGCCCGGGCATTGCGATTGCGTTGGCTCAACTTTTTTGGGACACCGAAAATGGCTTAGCTCATTCCCGCGCGATTGCTTTAACGGCGGCAAATCACATCACTCTCGCGGCTATCATTCATCGCGAGCGCCCAAATAAACGCGATTCTCTTTCCATGCCTTCTGGTCACGCCTCCTCCTCATTTGCGACCGCAACTTCATTGGCTTATGCCTATGGATGGCAAGTAGGTGTGCCGGCCTATCTGGTGGCAGGATTTATTGCCGCGACTCGCGTCAGTGAAAATATTCATTGGACCAGTGACGTCGTGGCCGCTGCGGCCTTAGGCATTTATTGGGGCCGTGCCAGCAGCCTGGTCGCAGAAGATCGTAAAAACTCTCCGCAGGTGATGCCCACCTTCACCCACGAGGGAGCGATGCTGACCGCGACTTGGGATTTCTAA
- a CDS encoding class I SAM-dependent methyltransferase — translation MKTQYRHYTHSPARKIQRPPVINTMSHILSLGALDERGCVDHLQKVIGRFYEESHDQTPPYRALDLNSGRGVAAMALAEMGFRVAALDVFRSSISVVRKLAQKEDLNISLRVGDPLHIHELHEQFELIHDRECFTQMTNTEERKQFLKSVKESLAQNGKFVLVTNVLTAEFNPQETFESVTLDQDYILWRQTPESDVEGVVQMEGKSWTASQKLAPAERIRRELLDAGFEILSDELEIVPGQCRGVIKLVLTKAA, via the coding sequence ATGAAAACTCAATATCGCCATTATACACATTCTCCCGCTCGTAAAATCCAACGTCCGCCCGTGATAAATACGATGAGCCATATTTTAAGCCTGGGCGCATTGGACGAGCGTGGTTGTGTAGATCATCTACAAAAAGTGATCGGTCGTTTTTATGAAGAAAGCCATGATCAAACCCCTCCGTACCGAGCCCTGGACTTAAACTCGGGTCGTGGGGTGGCGGCAATGGCTTTGGCGGAAATGGGGTTCCGAGTTGCCGCTTTGGATGTGTTTCGCTCTTCGATTTCCGTGGTGCGAAAGCTGGCCCAAAAAGAAGATCTGAATATTTCATTGCGCGTGGGTGATCCTTTGCATATCCACGAATTGCATGAACAATTCGAGTTGATCCATGATCGCGAGTGCTTTACGCAAATGACAAATACGGAAGAACGAAAACAGTTCCTAAAATCAGTGAAAGAATCTTTGGCGCAAAACGGAAAATTTGTTTTGGTGACAAATGTGCTCACAGCTGAATTTAATCCGCAAGAGACATTTGAGTCCGTGACGTTAGATCAAGATTACATCTTATGGAGACAAACTCCGGAATCCGATGTTGAAGGAGTCGTACAAATGGAGGGAAAATCTTGGACGGCTTCACAAAAATTGGCTCCCGCAGAACGGATCCGTCGCGAACTTTTAGATGCGGGCTTTGAGATCTTATCCGATGAGTTGGAGATCGTGCCCGGTCAATGTCGGGGTGTCATTAAACTTGTTCTAACTAAGGCCGCGTAA
- a CDS encoding SWIM zinc finger family protein has protein sequence MKSREHWQQFFKPETQTSGDQLVTEKNVVLTVTSDTAINGFVRGGGNAKVSFVSSSIAAEKFTATCSCSRAAKGVFCKHIWAVLMATEEKHPDFLDSKSVVEMGPAPAKPTTSAFKEKQNEFKKLQAERLRIRHKEMRQAKKSLKTKEAKPSKFKVSYPADVQEALDFFNSNGFSFEAHMDEEGLKEARKVLSRIFHPDKGGTHEESLLLNQYYDTLLEYLGS, from the coding sequence ATGAAATCTCGCGAACACTGGCAGCAGTTTTTTAAACCAGAAACTCAAACTTCGGGTGATCAGTTAGTCACCGAAAAAAATGTGGTTTTGACGGTCACCTCGGACACCGCCATCAATGGTTTTGTGCGTGGCGGAGGCAATGCAAAAGTCAGCTTCGTGAGTTCGAGCATCGCTGCAGAAAAGTTCACGGCCACGTGCTCCTGTTCGCGAGCCGCTAAAGGGGTTTTTTGTAAACACATCTGGGCCGTCCTTATGGCGACGGAAGAAAAACATCCCGATTTTTTAGATTCTAAATCCGTGGTTGAAATGGGCCCGGCGCCAGCCAAGCCCACCACCTCGGCATTTAAAGAAAAACAGAACGAATTTAAAAAATTGCAGGCCGAGCGCTTAAGAATTCGCCATAAAGAGATGCGCCAAGCAAAAAAATCTTTAAAAACCAAAGAGGCTAAACCCTCCAAATTCAAGGTCTCCTATCCCGCTGATGTGCAGGAAGCTTTGGATTTTTTTAATTCTAATGGGTTTAGCTTTGAAGCCCACATGGACGAAGAAGGTCTTAAGGAAGCCCGTAAAGTTCTTTCGCGCATATTTCATCCCGACAAGGGCGGAACTCATGAAGAGTCGCTTTTATTAAACCAATATTATGACACTTTGTTAGAGTACTTGGGTTCATGA
- a CDS encoding alpha/beta fold hydrolase has product MSIVFLPGFLCDERVWHHQVKALSREMNTEVLDLRHCLDLEGMIQKVVNASWSQFHLVGFSMGGYVAQVFATKHPERLQSLSIIASSGSKLSETDLKGRQRMESILKNAKYRGISPKEMARYIHPKHLENREITDLIVAMSAENTSEMYLNQMRATLHRHEHFAELEALDFPILIVGAKDDRVVTPEEIQSLVKGIPRAEHHMIAECGHYIPLEKPVELTGLLHDFLTRNQKSG; this is encoded by the coding sequence ATGAGTATCGTTTTCTTACCTGGATTTCTTTGCGATGAACGAGTTTGGCATCACCAAGTCAAAGCGCTGTCGCGCGAAATGAACACCGAAGTTTTGGATTTACGTCATTGTCTTGATCTTGAAGGGATGATTCAAAAAGTCGTCAACGCTTCATGGTCTCAGTTTCACTTGGTGGGTTTTTCCATGGGAGGTTATGTCGCGCAAGTCTTTGCGACAAAACATCCAGAACGCCTGCAGTCCCTGTCGATTATTGCTTCTAGCGGCTCTAAACTTTCAGAAACAGACCTTAAGGGCCGCCAGCGGATGGAGTCTATTTTAAAAAATGCGAAGTATCGCGGCATTTCCCCTAAAGAGATGGCTCGCTATATTCACCCGAAGCATCTGGAAAATCGTGAGATCACGGACCTCATCGTCGCGATGTCGGCCGAAAACACATCTGAAATGTACTTAAATCAAATGCGCGCCACCCTTCATCGACACGAACACTTCGCCGAGCTTGAAGCTTTGGATTTTCCGATTTTAATTGTTGGCGCTAAAGACGATCGTGTGGTGACCCCGGAAGAAATTCAGAGTCTGGTTAAAGGTATTCCGCGAGCCGAACATCACATGATCGCCGAATGCGGGCATTATATCCCGTTAGAAAAACCGGTCGAATTAACCGGCTTGCTGCATGATTTTTTAACTAGAAATCAGAAATCTGGCTGA
- a CDS encoding endonuclease I family protein: MKFLAHFFSILLISQLALAASPPAAPTQDDALKASLRAQMEEHHSDAGYDRARLFMFGQFYLTAANNGTYAVKDVYCDKTRVSQEFKKGQTPGPNLVPGGNIINVEHTWPQSKFASEYDDDMQRDDLHHLFPADTRMNAARANLDFGDVVESTQRLKCPVSKVGLNPEGDKVFEAPLNHKGNIARAMFYFSVRYNLSIDPVQEEVLRRWHQEDPIDEEEMARNDAIEKIQGNRNVFIDHPDFISQISDF; this comes from the coding sequence ATGAAGTTCTTAGCGCATTTTTTTTCCATTCTGCTGATTTCTCAACTGGCCTTAGCGGCTTCTCCCCCGGCAGCGCCCACTCAAGACGATGCTCTAAAAGCCTCTTTACGGGCCCAGATGGAAGAACATCACTCCGATGCCGGGTACGATCGTGCGCGCCTCTTTATGTTCGGTCAGTTTTATCTGACCGCCGCCAATAACGGTACTTACGCGGTGAAAGACGTGTATTGCGATAAAACCAGAGTCTCTCAAGAGTTTAAAAAAGGCCAAACGCCCGGACCAAATCTTGTTCCTGGTGGCAATATCATCAATGTTGAGCACACTTGGCCGCAAAGTAAATTTGCCAGTGAATACGATGATGACATGCAACGCGATGACCTTCATCATCTTTTTCCCGCCGACACTCGTATGAATGCCGCTCGCGCGAATCTTGATTTTGGGGATGTGGTTGAAAGCACGCAAAGACTGAAATGCCCCGTATCTAAAGTGGGACTTAATCCCGAAGGCGATAAAGTTTTCGAAGCGCCTCTAAATCACAAAGGCAATATTGCGCGGGCGATGTTTTATTTTTCCGTGCGCTACAACTTATCGATTGATCCTGTTCAAGAAGAAGTCTTACGCCGCTGGCATCAAGAAGACCCTATTGATGAGGAAGAAATGGCTCGGAACGATGCCATCGAAAAAATTCAAGGCAATCGCAATGTCTTTATTGATCATCCGGACTTCATCAGCCAGATTTCTGATTTCTAG